The Methanomassiliicoccales archaeon genome includes a region encoding these proteins:
- a CDS encoding DUF3786 domain-containing protein produces the protein MTCNPAYRQAVALAWAALEGIPSRDLARCSGAELKGDELWLRTFAGETSVDLRDRIVMTSPELASPWGLIALHHLKGCLGWKRDDGWISFDQLADARPFAAAFRERALFPLAVRFGNEPKDLLSRGRSLGGRPLAMGDAAASFEAFPRLRLAVVIWRGDGEVPPGANLLFDKGGTATLPSEDLAEVGIDLANMLVSTDR, from the coding sequence ATGACCTGTAATCCCGCCTACCGGCAAGCGGTCGCCCTGGCCTGGGCCGCCTTGGAGGGGATACCGTCGAGGGACCTGGCCCGTTGTTCCGGAGCGGAGCTGAAGGGCGACGAACTGTGGCTGAGGACCTTCGCCGGGGAGACCTCGGTGGACCTGAGGGACCGCATAGTGATGACCTCACCAGAGCTGGCCAGCCCCTGGGGCCTCATCGCTCTGCACCACCTCAAAGGATGCCTGGGATGGAAGAGGGACGACGGATGGATTTCCTTCGACCAGTTGGCGGACGCTCGACCTTTTGCCGCCGCTTTCCGGGAGAGGGCGCTATTTCCGCTGGCCGTTCGCTTTGGGAACGAGCCGAAGGATCTGCTGAGCAGAGGACGGAGCCTAGGCGGCCGACCTTTGGCCATGGGCGACGCCGCGGCGTCGTTCGAGGCCTTCCCCCGGCTGAGGTTGGCCGTGGTCATCTGGCGGGGTGACGGCGAGGTTCCTCCGGGAGCCAACCTTCTTTTCGATAAGGGCGGGACGGCCACCCTGCCGTCGGAGGACCTG